One Sanguibacter keddieii DSM 10542 genomic window carries:
- the atpB gene encoding F0F1 ATP synthase subunit A: protein MTDRSIDACLQGSRRRGHEHREFALSTIATIGLLSASGASGEFHPPSISEFFPSAIFFEGSFLEFNRIMLVRVLAAIVLIALFVIAARRAKLVPGRGQNIAEMGLDFVRVSIADEILGHNARRYVPMLTTIFFAILAFNITGVIPLLNIGSTALIGLPLLLAGWVYVVYLASGIQKFGLLGYLKTSLFPPGVPWFLYFLITPIEILQVFVFRPVTLALRLAANMIAGHLLLVLCFSATQFFFFEAAGALKAMGVVSLAAGLGFTLFEMLVAALQAYVFTLLAAVYISMSIEEEH from the coding sequence ATGACGGACCGGTCCATCGACGCGTGCCTGCAAGGTAGCCGGCGACGAGGCCATGAACACCGGGAGTTTGCTCTGTCCACCATCGCCACGATCGGGCTGCTCAGCGCCTCCGGTGCGAGCGGAGAGTTCCACCCGCCGTCGATCTCCGAGTTCTTCCCGTCTGCGATCTTCTTCGAGGGCTCGTTCCTCGAGTTCAACCGCATCATGCTCGTCCGCGTCCTCGCGGCGATCGTGCTCATCGCCCTCTTCGTCATCGCGGCCCGCCGCGCGAAGCTGGTGCCGGGACGGGGCCAGAACATCGCCGAGATGGGCCTCGACTTCGTGCGTGTCAGCATCGCCGACGAGATCCTCGGGCACAACGCCCGTCGGTACGTCCCGATGCTCACGACGATCTTCTTCGCGATCCTCGCCTTCAACATCACCGGCGTGATCCCGCTGCTCAACATCGGCAGCACCGCGCTCATCGGGCTGCCGCTGCTGCTGGCCGGCTGGGTGTACGTCGTCTACCTGGCCTCGGGCATCCAGAAGTTCGGGCTGCTCGGGTACCTCAAGACGAGCCTCTTCCCGCCCGGCGTGCCGTGGTTCCTCTACTTCCTCATCACGCCGATCGAGATCCTCCAGGTCTTCGTCTTCCGGCCGGTCACGCTCGCCCTGCGTCTCGCGGCGAACATGATCGCCGGTCACCTGCTGCTCGTCCTGTGCTTCAGCGCGACGCAGTTCTTCTTCTTCGAGGCAGCCGGGGCCCTCAAGGCCATGGGCGTCGTCTCGCTCGCCGCAGGACTGGGCTTCACGCTCTTCGAGATGCTCGTCGCAGCCCTCCAGGCCTACGTCTTCACCCTGCTCGCAGCGGTGTACATCTCGATGTCGATCGAGGAGGAGCACTGA
- the rpmE gene encoding 50S ribosomal protein L31, whose translation MKAGIHPEYVDTTVTCTCGNTFTTRSTQTSGKISSDVCSACHPFYTGKQKILDTGGRVARFEARYGKKS comes from the coding sequence ATGAAGGCTGGAATCCACCCCGAGTACGTCGACACCACGGTCACCTGCACCTGTGGCAACACGTTCACGACCCGCAGCACGCAGACCTCCGGGAAGATCTCTTCCGACGTCTGCTCCGCCTGCCACCCGTTCTACACCGGCAAGCAGAAGATCCTCGACACCGGTGGCCGCGTGGCCCGCTTCGAGGCTCGCTACGGCAAGAAGTCCTAG
- a CDS encoding homoserine dehydrogenase encodes MATVPAPSALRVALLGCGVVGTQVARLLTDQSDDLAARVGARLDLVGIAVRDASVPRDPSIDRALLTEDAQTLVEGADIVIEVMGGIEPARSLLLHAIAGGASVVTANKALLAEDGPTLYRAADEAGVDVYYEAAVAGAIPIVRPVRESLAGDRIQRVLGIVNGTTNYVLDQMATHGLALDDAVRQAQELGFAEADPTADVEGYDAAAKAAILASLAFHTRVTIDDVSREGITAVTADDVAWARQTGHVIKLLAICEASEAGVSARVHPALVPAEHPLAGVRGAFNAVFVEAEAAGELMFYGRGAGGAPTASAVLGDVVSVARHRVLGGKGPAESHYAQLPIAPASSAVTRYQVRIAVSDRPGVLAQVAQVVAEHSVSIEAVRQAPIEGSQDGVTAAHLVFTTHHATESALAGTVAAIADLDAVQGILSVLRVEGS; translated from the coding sequence GTGGCCACCGTGCCCGCACCATCGGCGCTCCGCGTCGCGCTCCTCGGCTGCGGGGTGGTCGGGACCCAGGTCGCGCGCCTGCTGACCGACCAGTCCGACGACCTCGCCGCCCGTGTCGGCGCACGCCTCGACCTCGTCGGGATCGCGGTCCGTGACGCCTCGGTGCCGCGCGACCCGTCGATCGACCGGGCGCTGCTCACCGAGGACGCCCAGACGCTCGTCGAGGGCGCCGACATCGTCATCGAGGTGATGGGCGGGATCGAGCCCGCCCGGTCGCTCCTGCTGCACGCGATCGCCGGGGGAGCCTCCGTCGTCACGGCCAACAAGGCGCTGCTCGCCGAGGACGGCCCCACCCTCTACCGCGCGGCCGACGAGGCCGGGGTCGACGTCTACTACGAGGCCGCCGTCGCAGGGGCGATCCCCATCGTCCGCCCGGTGCGCGAGTCGCTCGCCGGCGACCGCATCCAGCGGGTGCTGGGCATCGTCAACGGCACCACCAACTACGTCCTCGACCAGATGGCCACCCACGGGCTGGCCCTCGACGACGCGGTCCGCCAGGCGCAGGAGCTCGGGTTCGCCGAGGCCGACCCGACGGCCGACGTCGAGGGCTACGACGCCGCGGCCAAGGCCGCGATCCTCGCCTCGCTCGCCTTCCACACCCGCGTGACGATCGACGACGTCAGCCGCGAGGGCATCACGGCCGTCACCGCCGACGACGTCGCGTGGGCCCGCCAGACCGGTCACGTCATCAAGCTGCTCGCGATCTGCGAGGCGAGCGAGGCCGGGGTGTCCGCCCGCGTGCACCCGGCCCTCGTCCCCGCAGAGCACCCGCTCGCCGGCGTCCGCGGCGCCTTCAACGCGGTGTTCGTCGAGGCCGAGGCCGCCGGCGAGCTCATGTTCTACGGGCGCGGCGCGGGCGGCGCACCCACCGCGTCGGCCGTCCTCGGCGACGTCGTGTCGGTCGCCCGCCACCGCGTGCTCGGCGGCAAGGGACCGGCCGAGTCGCACTACGCGCAGCTGCCGATCGCCCCGGCGTCGTCGGCCGTGACGCGGTACCAGGTGCGGATCGCCGTGTCGGACCGCCCCGGTGTCCTCGCCCAGGTGGCCCAGGTCGTCGCCGAGCACTCGGTGTCGATCGAGGCAGTCCGCCAGGCGCCCATCGAGGGGTCCCAGGACGGCGTCACCGCCGCCCACCTCGTCTTCACCACGCACCACGCCACGGAGTCCGCGCTCGCCGGGACCGTGGCCGCGATCGCCGACCTGGACGCCGTCCAGGGCATCCTGTCCGTCCTGAGAGTTGAAGGTTCCTGA
- the prmC gene encoding peptide chain release factor N(5)-glutamine methyltransferase: MVEVTLATLDASHTADVLVRVVARELAGAGIETPRVDAEILVALAAGVSRGDLQHAALLGRTVLAEAAQAERLRGLARSRAERLPLQHLTGTAPFRHVELDVGPGVFVPRPETEVVAQVAVDEALRVVAERGRVVVVDLCTGSGAIAVAIAQEVPEAEVHAVELDAAAHAWARRNVDRIAPRVTLVRGDARTALTALDGLCDVVVSNPPYVPTGAVPKDREVAEHDPAVALYGLGPDGLEVPRGVTRAASRLLVRGGLYVMEHAEVQDAGARQMVDDTGDFEPARTLPDLTGRPRMVVARRSTPPVVEDSSS, encoded by the coding sequence GTGGTCGAGGTGACCCTGGCGACGCTCGACGCGTCGCACACCGCGGACGTGCTGGTGCGCGTCGTCGCCCGTGAGCTCGCCGGTGCCGGGATCGAGACGCCCCGCGTCGACGCCGAGATCCTCGTCGCCCTCGCCGCCGGCGTGTCCCGCGGCGACCTCCAGCACGCCGCCCTGCTCGGCAGGACCGTGCTCGCCGAGGCCGCGCAGGCCGAGCGGCTGCGGGGCCTCGCCCGGTCCCGTGCCGAGCGGCTGCCGCTCCAGCACCTCACCGGCACGGCCCCGTTCCGCCACGTCGAGCTCGACGTCGGACCGGGCGTCTTCGTCCCGCGCCCCGAGACCGAGGTCGTCGCGCAGGTCGCCGTCGACGAGGCGCTGCGGGTGGTCGCCGAGCGCGGCCGCGTCGTCGTCGTCGACCTCTGCACCGGGTCGGGGGCGATCGCCGTGGCGATCGCCCAGGAGGTGCCGGAGGCCGAGGTGCACGCGGTCGAGCTCGACGCCGCTGCCCACGCCTGGGCCCGGCGCAACGTCGACAGGATCGCACCGCGCGTGACCCTCGTCCGCGGCGACGCCCGCACCGCGCTGACCGCGCTCGACGGGCTCTGCGACGTGGTCGTCTCCAACCCGCCCTACGTGCCGACCGGTGCGGTCCCCAAGGACCGCGAGGTCGCCGAGCACGACCCGGCCGTCGCGCTCTACGGGCTCGGCCCCGACGGCCTCGAGGTGCCGCGCGGAGTCACCCGGGCAGCGTCCCGTCTCCTCGTCCGGGGCGGCCTGTACGTGATGGAGCACGCCGAGGTCCAGGACGCCGGAGCCCGGCAGATGGTGGACGACACGGGTGACTTCGAGCCGGCGCGCACCCTGCCGGACCTCACCGGACGCCCCCGGATGGTCGTGGCTCGTCGGAGCACACCGCCGGTCGTGGAAGACTCGTCGTCGTGA
- the thrC gene encoding threonine synthase: MAHVWQGIIREYADLLPEHLTTHVVTLGEGGTPLVPAPALSALTGAEVFLKVEGMNPTGSFKDRGMTTAISAAAHKGAQAVVCASTGNTSASAAAYATAAGMTCAVLVPDGKIAMGKLSQAIAHGAKLLQVDGNFDDCLVAARKLAEAYPVELVNSVNPDRIQGQKTGSFEVVDVLGDAPTIHALPVGNAGNITAYWKGYVEYLEAGISTHLPQMWGFQAAGAAPIVAGHPITEPETIATAIRIGNPASWEQAVEARDTSKGVIESVTDEQILLAHRILSAEVGVFVEPASAAGVAGIISRAERGLVPAGARIVVTVTGHGLKDPQWALRTADGSEIVPQRVTADVVSIADALGL; this comes from the coding sequence ATGGCCCACGTGTGGCAAGGCATCATCCGCGAGTACGCCGACCTGCTGCCCGAGCACCTCACCACGCACGTCGTCACCCTCGGCGAGGGCGGCACGCCCCTGGTCCCCGCCCCGGCGCTCTCCGCGCTGACCGGTGCGGAGGTCTTCCTCAAGGTCGAGGGCATGAACCCGACCGGGTCCTTCAAGGACCGCGGCATGACGACGGCCATCTCCGCGGCCGCGCACAAGGGTGCCCAGGCCGTGGTGTGCGCCTCGACGGGCAACACCTCCGCCTCGGCCGCCGCCTACGCGACCGCCGCGGGCATGACCTGCGCGGTCCTCGTGCCGGACGGCAAGATCGCCATGGGCAAGCTGAGCCAGGCCATCGCGCACGGGGCGAAGCTCCTCCAGGTGGACGGCAACTTCGACGACTGCCTCGTGGCCGCCCGCAAGCTCGCCGAGGCGTACCCGGTCGAGCTCGTGAACTCCGTCAACCCCGACCGCATCCAGGGCCAGAAGACGGGCTCCTTCGAGGTCGTCGACGTGCTCGGCGACGCACCGACCATCCACGCGCTGCCCGTCGGCAACGCCGGCAACATCACCGCGTACTGGAAGGGCTACGTCGAGTACCTCGAGGCGGGGATCTCGACGCACCTGCCGCAGATGTGGGGCTTCCAGGCGGCAGGTGCCGCCCCGATCGTCGCCGGGCACCCGATCACCGAGCCCGAGACCATCGCCACGGCCATCCGCATCGGCAACCCCGCGTCGTGGGAGCAGGCCGTCGAGGCCCGCGACACGTCGAAGGGCGTCATCGAGTCGGTCACCGACGAGCAGATCCTCCTCGCGCACCGCATCCTCTCCGCCGAGGTCGGCGTCTTCGTCGAGCCTGCGTCGGCGGCCGGCGTCGCCGGGATCATCTCCCGTGCCGAGCGCGGGCTGGTGCCCGCCGGTGCCCGGATCGTCGTGACCGTCACCGGGCACGGCCTCAAGGACCCGCAGTGGGCGCTGCGCACCGCGGACGGCTCGGAGATCGTGCCGCAGCGCGTGACCGCCGACGTGGTCTCGATCGCCGACGCCCTCGGTCTCTGA
- a CDS encoding MraY family glycosyltransferase, giving the protein MRVYLLVMLVAAAVTYLATPFARWLAVKTNAVTAVRSRDVHTIPTPRLGGVAMYLGLAAAFLFASRMGFLEGVFEVNNNAWVILAAGGMVCLLGVADDIWDLDWMTKLVGQVLAAGLMAWQGVQLITVPIGGLTIGSSRLSLFVTVISVVIAMNAVNFVDGLDGLAAGMIAIGGAAFFVYTYLLTLEANPTDYSNLATLIVSALVGACLGFLPHNFHPSKIFMGDSGSMLIGLTMAAAAIVVTGQIDPEQASDGQQIPAFIPILLPAAVLMLPLLDMGLAVVRRLLAGKSPFHPDRMHLHHRLLQLGHSHPRAVVIMYLWSAVFSFGAAALVVVPWQTVLAGLGVAVVVSIILTLGPLRGRERGARHAVPGGQSR; this is encoded by the coding sequence GTGAGGGTCTACCTGCTGGTCATGCTCGTCGCGGCGGCCGTGACCTACCTCGCCACCCCCTTCGCGCGCTGGCTGGCCGTCAAGACCAACGCCGTCACCGCGGTGCGCTCGCGCGACGTCCACACCATCCCGACCCCCCGGCTCGGCGGCGTGGCGATGTACCTCGGCCTCGCCGCGGCTTTCCTCTTCGCCTCGCGGATGGGGTTCCTCGAGGGGGTCTTCGAGGTCAACAACAACGCGTGGGTGATCCTCGCCGCAGGCGGGATGGTCTGCCTGCTGGGGGTCGCCGACGACATCTGGGACCTCGACTGGATGACCAAGCTCGTCGGCCAGGTGCTGGCGGCCGGGCTCATGGCCTGGCAGGGCGTCCAGCTCATCACGGTGCCCATCGGAGGGTTGACGATCGGGTCGAGCCGGCTGTCGCTGTTCGTCACCGTGATCTCGGTGGTGATCGCGATGAACGCGGTGAACTTCGTCGACGGCCTCGACGGCCTCGCCGCGGGCATGATCGCCATCGGTGGTGCGGCGTTCTTCGTCTACACCTACCTGCTCACGCTCGAGGCGAACCCCACGGACTACTCCAACCTCGCGACCCTCATCGTCTCGGCGCTGGTGGGGGCGTGTCTGGGTTTCCTGCCGCACAACTTCCACCCGTCGAAGATCTTCATGGGCGACTCCGGCTCGATGCTCATCGGCCTCACGATGGCCGCCGCCGCGATCGTGGTCACGGGCCAGATCGACCCCGAGCAGGCGTCCGACGGCCAGCAGATCCCGGCCTTCATCCCGATCCTGCTCCCGGCTGCGGTCCTCATGCTGCCGCTGCTCGACATGGGCCTCGCCGTCGTGCGTCGCCTGCTCGCCGGGAAGTCGCCGTTCCACCCCGACCGCATGCACCTGCACCACCGGCTGCTGCAGCTCGGCCACTCGCACCCGCGGGCGGTCGTCATCATGTACCTGTGGAGCGCGGTCTTCTCCTTCGGTGCAGCAGCCCTCGTCGTCGTGCCCTGGCAGACCGTGCTCGCCGGGCTCGGCGTCGCCGTCGTCGTCTCGATCATCCTCACGCTGGGCCCGCTGCGCGGGCGCGAGCGTGGGGCCCGCCACGCAGTCCCCGGAGGACAGTCCCGATGA
- a CDS encoding L-threonylcarbamoyladenylate synthase — MSTSGIHPAHDASTWGPSLDEAVNTVQAGALVVLPTDTVYGIGADAFDADAVAALLAAKGRGRQMPPPVLVGSVATLDGLATEVPEAARALATRFWPGALTLILTAQPSLAWDLGDTHGTVALRMPDHPTALALLARTGPMAVSSANLTGGPAATTVEEAHAQLGSSVRTYLDAGAAPGGVASTIVDATGETLRVVRAGAISLEELRTVTHVEDVLPPVPEPADEASAEPAGGPTPEPATETDPQTDADAG; from the coding sequence GTGAGTACGTCTGGAATCCACCCTGCACACGACGCGTCGACCTGGGGACCGTCCCTCGACGAGGCCGTCAACACCGTCCAGGCCGGGGCGCTCGTCGTCCTGCCGACCGACACGGTCTACGGCATCGGGGCCGACGCCTTCGACGCCGACGCCGTGGCCGCCCTCCTCGCGGCGAAGGGTCGCGGGCGCCAGATGCCCCCGCCCGTCCTCGTCGGTTCCGTCGCCACCCTCGACGGGCTCGCCACCGAGGTGCCCGAGGCCGCCCGCGCGCTCGCCACGCGGTTCTGGCCCGGTGCCCTCACGCTCATCCTCACGGCACAGCCCTCCCTCGCCTGGGACCTCGGCGACACCCACGGCACGGTCGCGCTCCGCATGCCGGACCACCCGACCGCGCTGGCGCTCCTCGCCCGGACCGGGCCGATGGCCGTCTCGAGCGCGAACCTCACCGGAGGCCCTGCCGCGACGACCGTCGAGGAGGCCCACGCCCAGCTCGGCTCGTCCGTGCGGACCTACCTCGACGCCGGCGCAGCCCCGGGCGGGGTCGCCTCGACCATCGTGGACGCGACGGGGGAGACCCTGCGCGTCGTGCGGGCCGGTGCGATCTCGCTCGAGGAGCTGCGGACCGTGACGCACGTCGAGGACGTCCTCCCGCCGGTGCCCGAGCCGGCCGACGAGGCGTCGGCGGAGCCTGCGGGCGGACCGACACCGGAGCCGGCCACCGAGACCGATCCCCAGACGGACGCCGACGCCGGGTGA
- the prfA gene encoding peptide chain release factor 1, which translates to MSETFVAAEPLLAEHAEIEQQLADPAVHADAARARTLGRRYAELGQVVAAYRGWRSAVDDAEAAAELAAEEPAFAEELPALQTAATDAAEKLRRVLIPRDPDDGRDVILEIKAGEGGEESALFAGDLLRMYLRYAERRGWKTEVIEATESDLGGYKDVQVAVKAKGTVAPEDGPWANLKYEGGVHRVQRVPVTESQGRIHTSAAGVLVFPEVEDAGELEIDQNDLRIDVYRSSGPGGQSVNTTDSAVRITHVPTGIVVSMQNEKSQLQNREQAMRVLRARLLAARQEEEAAAANDIRRSQVRTVDRSERIRTYNYPENRIADHRTGYKSYNLDQVLDGDLEPVVRSAIEADEAARLAAAGS; encoded by the coding sequence ATGAGTGAGACCTTCGTCGCCGCCGAGCCGCTGCTGGCCGAGCACGCGGAGATCGAGCAGCAGCTCGCCGACCCTGCCGTGCACGCCGACGCCGCCCGCGCCCGCACGCTCGGGCGCCGCTACGCCGAGCTCGGTCAGGTCGTCGCCGCCTACCGTGGCTGGCGCTCGGCCGTCGACGACGCCGAGGCCGCAGCCGAGCTCGCCGCGGAGGAGCCCGCCTTCGCCGAGGAGCTCCCCGCGCTGCAGACCGCCGCGACCGACGCCGCCGAGAAGCTGCGCCGGGTCCTCATCCCGCGCGACCCCGACGACGGGCGCGACGTGATCCTCGAGATCAAGGCCGGCGAGGGCGGCGAGGAGTCCGCGCTGTTCGCGGGCGACCTGCTGCGCATGTACCTGCGGTACGCCGAGCGCCGCGGCTGGAAGACCGAGGTCATCGAGGCCACCGAGTCCGACCTCGGCGGCTACAAGGACGTCCAGGTCGCCGTGAAGGCCAAGGGCACCGTGGCGCCGGAGGACGGCCCCTGGGCCAACCTCAAGTACGAGGGCGGTGTGCACCGCGTGCAGCGCGTCCCCGTGACCGAGTCGCAGGGCCGCATCCACACCTCGGCGGCCGGGGTGCTCGTGTTCCCCGAGGTCGAGGACGCCGGTGAGCTCGAGATCGACCAGAACGACCTCCGCATCGACGTCTACAGGTCGTCCGGGCCGGGTGGGCAGTCCGTCAACACGACGGACTCGGCCGTCCGCATCACGCACGTGCCCACCGGGATCGTCGTGTCGATGCAGAACGAGAAGTCGCAGCTCCAGAACCGCGAGCAGGCCATGCGCGTGCTCCGCGCCCGGCTGCTCGCCGCGCGCCAGGAGGAGGAGGCCGCGGCGGCGAACGACATCCGACGCTCGCAGGTGCGCACCGTCGACCGCTCCGAGCGCATCCGGACGTACAACTACCCGGAGAACCGCATCGCGGACCACCGCACGGGCTACAAGTCCTACAACCTCGACCAGGTGCTCGACGGCGACCTCGAGCCGGTCGTCCGCTCGGCCATCGAGGCCGACGAGGCGGCGCGGCTCGCTGCCGCGGGCAGCTGA
- the thrB gene encoding homoserine kinase — MRLGADHVRVRVPATSANLGPGFDSLGLALGHHDELEVRTLGTDEVRVDVVGEGAGEVPSDERHLVVTALRRGLDHVGAPRTGLHLSCTNRIPHGRGMGSSAAAVVSGLLAARGLVEDPESLDDATVLALATELEGHPDNAAPAVYGGATVAWTSTTATTSTTAAGVPRAARLVVHPDVETTVVVPVVRLATKTARGVLPAAVPHGDAAFTAGRAALLVHALSSDPTLLLDATEDRLHQGYRSSVMPSTWDLVQRLRDRGEAATVSGAGPTVLVTGRRQDRARLSAVLDELLDGTSGWAVLRPEIDRTGAVVERL, encoded by the coding sequence ATGAGGCTGGGAGCCGACCACGTCCGGGTGCGGGTGCCCGCGACGAGCGCGAACCTCGGCCCGGGCTTCGACAGCCTCGGGCTGGCGCTCGGGCACCACGACGAGCTCGAGGTCCGGACGCTCGGCACGGACGAGGTCCGGGTCGACGTCGTCGGCGAGGGTGCCGGTGAGGTGCCCTCGGACGAGCGGCACCTCGTCGTCACGGCGCTCCGGCGAGGCCTCGACCACGTCGGTGCGCCGCGCACGGGGCTGCACCTGAGCTGCACCAACCGGATCCCGCACGGGCGGGGGATGGGCTCGTCGGCGGCGGCCGTCGTCTCCGGGCTCCTCGCGGCGCGCGGGCTGGTCGAGGACCCCGAGAGCCTCGACGACGCGACGGTGCTCGCCCTCGCGACCGAGCTCGAGGGGCACCCGGACAACGCGGCGCCGGCGGTCTACGGCGGTGCGACGGTGGCATGGACGTCGACGACGGCGACGACCTCGACGACCGCTGCGGGCGTGCCGCGCGCCGCGCGGCTCGTGGTGCACCCGGACGTCGAGACCACGGTCGTGGTGCCCGTCGTGCGGCTCGCGACGAAGACCGCGCGCGGCGTGCTCCCCGCGGCCGTCCCGCACGGTGACGCGGCCTTCACGGCCGGGCGCGCGGCGCTGCTGGTGCACGCGCTGTCCTCCGACCCGACCCTGCTGCTCGACGCGACCGAGGACCGGCTCCACCAGGGGTACCGCTCGTCGGTCATGCCGAGCACCTGGGACCTCGTCCAGCGCCTGCGCGACCGCGGCGAGGCCGCGACGGTGTCGGGAGCCGGGCCGACGGTCCTGGTCACGGGTCGGCGGCAGGACCGCGCCCGCCTGTCCGCCGTCCTCGACGAGCTCCTGGACGGGACCTCCGGGTGGGCGGTCCTGCGCCCGGAGATCGACCGGACCGGCGCGGTCGTCGAGCGTCTCTGA
- the rho gene encoding transcription termination factor Rho, which translates to MTDTIDATERSAAAGGTARTGAISALRLSELQALASQLGVKGTSKMRKSDLVDAIKATQGSGASRPATKATASKASASKAQASQPEASSSAPAKDDAAASATRSETTTAPATETSARHETSSRDETSSRDESAPRDETSGRSAQRGSRRAGRSEAPAASVADISLDGPELSRTRSERSEVRLAAGETADERAARAKDAVVDVTLPPRRDRGSRRAGRSAGSAAADAPQADDAQRTEQRGADKQQASEQQNRDGQAREQRAGRQNRDGQQSRDGQQNREQQNREQQRAAERGNAGAGTNGAPAGAGNEEDDERGGRRRRGRDRFRDRDRDRDRDRGKRTRSRNGGPDLSFDDIEVGEDDVLLPVAGILDILDSYAFVRTSGYLPGQNDVYVSLNQVKKSGLRRGDAITGAVRQPREGDTSGQATAGRQKYNALVRLDTVNGTAPDEARTRPDFAKLTPLYPQERLRLEMPDPTRLTPRIIDIVAPIGKGQRGLIVAPPKAGKTIIMQQIANAITTNNPEVHLMVVLVDERPEEVTDMERTVKGEVIASTFDRPATDHTIVAELAIERAKRLVELGQDVVVLLDSLTRLSRAYNLAAPASGRILSGGVDASALYPPKRFFGAARNIENGGSLTILASALVETGSKMDEVIFEEFKGTGNMELRLARSLADKRIFPAVDVNASGTRREEILMGQDELRVIYKLRRVMGALDHQQAIELLLGKLKDTKSNAEFLMQVQKTTPSGLVDDENAGRTI; encoded by the coding sequence GTGACTGACACCATCGACGCCACCGAGCGCAGCGCCGCTGCCGGTGGCACCGCCCGGACCGGCGCGATCTCCGCGCTGCGACTCTCCGAGCTCCAGGCCCTGGCCTCCCAGCTCGGCGTGAAGGGCACGTCCAAGATGCGCAAGAGCGATCTTGTCGACGCCATCAAGGCGACGCAGGGCAGCGGCGCGAGCCGCCCCGCGACGAAGGCGACGGCCTCGAAGGCCTCGGCCTCGAAGGCGCAGGCCTCGCAGCCCGAGGCCTCGTCGTCCGCCCCCGCGAAGGACGACGCAGCAGCCTCGGCCACGCGGTCGGAGACCACCACCGCCCCGGCCACCGAGACCTCGGCCCGCCACGAGACCTCCTCCCGCGACGAGACCTCCAGCCGTGACGAGAGCGCCCCCCGCGACGAGACGTCCGGGCGCAGCGCGCAGCGAGGCTCGCGCCGTGCCGGGCGCTCCGAGGCGCCTGCCGCCTCGGTCGCCGACATCTCCCTCGACGGCCCCGAGCTGTCGCGCACCCGCTCCGAGCGATCCGAGGTCCGCCTCGCCGCCGGTGAGACCGCCGACGAGCGCGCCGCCCGCGCCAAGGACGCCGTCGTCGACGTCACCCTGCCTCCTCGTCGGGACCGCGGCTCGCGCCGCGCAGGACGGTCCGCAGGTTCTGCCGCTGCAGACGCGCCCCAGGCCGACGACGCGCAGCGCACCGAGCAGCGCGGCGCCGACAAGCAGCAGGCCTCCGAGCAGCAGAACCGCGACGGCCAGGCCCGCGAGCAGCGCGCCGGCCGCCAGAACCGTGACGGCCAGCAGAGCCGCGACGGCCAGCAGAACCGTGAGCAGCAGAACCGTGAGCAGCAGCGCGCTGCCGAGCGCGGCAACGCCGGCGCCGGCACCAACGGCGCCCCTGCCGGAGCCGGGAACGAGGAGGACGACGAGCGCGGTGGCCGTCGTCGCCGGGGACGCGACAGGTTCCGCGACCGTGACCGTGACCGCGACAGGGACCGTGGCAAGCGGACCCGCAGCCGCAACGGCGGACCGGACCTCAGCTTCGACGACATCGAGGTGGGCGAGGACGACGTCCTGCTCCCCGTCGCGGGCATCCTCGACATCCTCGACAGCTACGCCTTCGTGCGGACCAGCGGCTACCTGCCGGGGCAGAACGACGTCTACGTCTCGCTCAACCAGGTCAAGAAGTCGGGCCTGCGACGCGGTGACGCGATCACCGGCGCCGTCCGCCAGCCGCGCGAGGGCGACACGAGCGGCCAGGCCACGGCCGGACGCCAGAAGTACAACGCGCTCGTCCGTCTCGACACCGTCAACGGCACGGCTCCTGATGAGGCCCGTACCCGTCCGGACTTCGCCAAGCTGACGCCGCTGTACCCGCAGGAGCGCCTGCGGCTCGAGATGCCGGACCCGACGCGCCTCACGCCGCGCATCATCGACATCGTCGCCCCGATCGGCAAGGGCCAGCGCGGCCTCATCGTCGCGCCGCCCAAGGCCGGCAAGACGATCATCATGCAGCAGATCGCCAACGCGATCACGACGAACAACCCTGAGGTCCACCTCATGGTCGTGCTCGTCGACGAGCGGCCCGAAGAGGTCACCGACATGGAGCGCACGGTCAAGGGCGAGGTCATCGCCTCGACCTTCGACCGCCCCGCCACCGACCACACGATCGTCGCCGAGCTCGCCATCGAGCGTGCCAAGCGCCTCGTCGAGCTCGGCCAGGACGTCGTCGTGCTGCTCGACTCGCTCACCCGCCTGTCCCGCGCGTACAACCTCGCGGCGCCCGCCTCGGGCCGCATCCTCTCGGGTGGTGTCGACGCCTCGGCGCTGTACCCGCCCAAGCGGTTCTTCGGCGCGGCGCGCAACATCGAGAACGGTGGCTCGCTCACCATCCTCGCGTCGGCGCTCGTCGAGACCGGCTCGAAGATGGACGAGGTGATCTTCGAGGAGTTCAAGGGCACCGGCAACATGGAGCTGCGCCTCGCGCGCTCCCTCGCCGACAAGCGGATCTTCCCGGCGGTCGACGTCAACGCGTCCGGCACCCGCCGCGAGGAGATCCTCATGGGCCAGGACGAGCTGCGCGTGATCTACAAGCTCCGTCGCGTCATGGGGGCGCTCGACCACCAGCAGGCGATCGAGCTGCTGCTCGGCAAGCTCAAGGACACCAAGTCCAACGCCGAGTTCCTCATGCAGGTCCAGAAGACCACGCCGAGCGGTCTCGTCGACGACGAGAACGCCGGCCGCACGATCTGA